TTGAACGGCTATGTTTATGTGAACTGGACGGGTTCTCGTAGGACTGATCTGTGGGCATGATCGGGAGGCCGACGCCTATTATTAACCGAATTTGCCTCTCTTCACCTCAATCAATGTCACTATAAAGTTCAGACATCGATCGTTGCAAATCTAAAGCATTGTAGAGTCGTTCTCCATGGAGCTCCAACAAGCCCGAGTGCCCCGAGGAAGCACCGTGTCATCGCCTGGCTGGCGACGTTCGTGCGGACTGAGTTGGGATCCACCACCGCGCCAGAGCTGGCCCCAGACACTACACACGCATTTTCTTCTTCCAGCAATGTTGTCATTGTCAGCAAAGTTTCTCTAAGCTGTTTTCGGTACCTCCATGACAAACGGTGATACGGATCTTAGATTAAGTTTAGAAAAATAtcaaaaaataacaaaacattATTCATACGAATAAGTGAATATTGGGATATAAGGAGTGTAGTAAATAGCGATTCCAAAGAAGTAAACTGCATATGGCCTAGTAAGTTTAGGAATGTTACAAGCTAGTAAGTTTAGGAATGATACAAGCTTCAGCACAGGAGAAACCAATAGAGCACACACCAAATAGCTACTACATTCAAGAACTACTTCCAGATACAAAGTGGATAGATCATGGTGATGCTAATAACGAGTGGAAGTGAATAAAAGGCGAAGCCATCACCGACGCCTCTGTGATCTTCTTCctcgatgaatccttctccttgcTGGTTTGTGGATAACTCAAAGGACGAACCCCGAGTCGGTGAGGTAACTTGTCAGCGCGGACCTTGCACCGACGATAGATCAATATGTTGACATACATCAACAGGAAAAtgataaaaataataaaaacatgAGAGACTTACATCACGGCAGACCTTATGAGCGGAAGCAATCGGATTGCCATCGTCATCGCCATCGCCATAGTCaccgccctcgccctcgcccttgCGTTGATCACCTCTGTGATCTCGTTTCTGAATGAATCCGCCTGCTCACTGGTCCCTAGACAACTCCAAGGACGAACCCCAAGACGAACAAACTTGTCAATGCAGACCTTGCACACCTTCCTGTCGTGCAAAGATACCTCCTTGATGTTCACCGCAGCTTGAACGACGCGCCTAACGTATCCCATGAAGTTGTCGTTGGACTGGAATCCGTAGATATTTAGCCTGGCCAAAAACATGTGCTTAAAATCAGGAGTAGATGGCTCCCACTTCACAGCCATGCTATTAGAGTAACTTATTTGCGACTTCCTTTGGCACTTATGACCCCATACTGTGATGGAAAGCTCCTCAATGGATGGTGCAGCTTCGAGAAGGAACATCGTCCAAGCGATGTCACATTCCTCAGGGAGATTGTCCAAATTCACAAGCCGTAGTTGGCTCAGCAGAGGAGCGAGCACTTTTGGGCATTCTGGTCGAATCCAAATCCGGGGAAGATGAGAGAAACAAATTAAGGATGAGTACAACGTGTGCATAAATTATTGGAAACATCCTCAAGTGAGAATTAATTAATTAGAAGTTTGAGTGAGTACCTTTTCACTTTGAAAATCGAGGTGGAGATCGCTTATCGGGGGAGCCTTAACAAGCGTCTTGCTTAGGTCGAGGGCCCTGTCTACAGCATATCCACGAGAGAGATCTAGGTTCGAGAGCTTAGGGACAAAACCCAGAGATATGGGGCAATGATCATCATAGTGCCAATTTTTATAACTCATACGTTGAAGGTTGGGTAGGCGTCCAAGCCTTATCACTAAGAATTTCCCAGAGGTAATGTCAAGCTCGGCAAGTCGAGCATGGTGTAGAGTCAACATTGATCTCTCCCCTGCGTCACACTGGAAGAAGCACAACGACTCCAACCGCGTGCAAGTGCGAAGAATGGTGGGTACGTCGGACTCGCCAAACCTGAGGTTGTGCAGATGCAGCCGCGTGAGACCGGCGAATGCGGCCGGGCACTCGCTGATAAAATCATTGAACAGCTTGGCGAAGGAGAGGAGGTCGTCATGGCTGTAATCATTGTGCTGCCTCTTTGCGAGGATCTCGAACTCGGCGGCGTCGATCTTCTGGGTCGCCATGGCGAGGGCGACGGACCTGCCGATCCTGAGATGGTCGTCGCCTCTCATGATGAACCTGAGCTTGAGATTGCGTATGGGTATCTGCGGAGACCTCGTGCTGAGGATCTTTTCGGTCATGTCGACCACCTGGCGGTTCTTCCAGCGTAGATCCCGGGCGCTGGGGACGATCACGATCTGCGAGAGCAAGGTGGGCAGGTTGAGCGTTCGCTTGGAGACGACGCAGGTCCTGACGGCGTCGAGGGTGCCCACCCTCTCGAGGATGTTGAGCAGCACGTCGTCGGGCAGCTTGATTAGGCTGTCGATTTTCGGCAGCTGGAAAATTCGATTCAGCCAGGGAGGGTAATTATTAAGATAGCTCGATACAAGCAAGAATTTGAGAAGAACACAACACAAGTAACGAGGCCTTACATCACGGTGGCGGCGGCGAACGAACTTCATGGCGGTCCGATCGATCTCAAGGAACGACGAAGTAGATGGCGGATAAAACGGCTAGGCTTACATCGCAACCCTGTTGAACTTCATGGTGGCCCGATCTCAAGGAACGAGGAAGTGGAGGATGACACGGCTAGGATTACATCGGACTTGGAAATCGCATGCACGTTTATTTGGCAGCctcctctggcttcagcaaggaGGTTTCCTGATCCTATTAAACGTACATGCCCTGGTCTTTTTAACATTGTTTCACAACACGTACGCAGACATATAGTCAAGGTATGTTCATTTTTCTAATGTAATTTAAACCGGACTCTTATTCCTTCTTCGTTTCAATCCAACTTTGTTTGTGAAAAAGACTCGTATTTATTATAAAAGTTCATTAGAAGTATAAAGCAATATAATAAACATAATAAAATTATATCGAGGTCCCTGGACTACGGAACGATCATTGCTGCCGTCAGAACGAGCCGTCAACGCGTTGCTACCCCTGCTCTATATCGGAACCACCCTGACCTTGTCAATGACAACCGGAAAGCCTTCATGCATGTGTCGCTAAGTACCAGCGCCGCGAAGCCGTAGTCATCGCCATTGAACCCTTGAATCGATCTGAAGAACCTGACACCGAATCTCGTTATCGCGTATGGACGACGAGAGACACAGACACCACCGCCTCGAGGAACTGACATGAATCTGTCCCGAAGCTCCGTCTAATCCATCCCGACGGGCGAGCTTGACAAGGACTGGAGCCCAGAAGACTCTCGAAGAAGAAGCGTCACCATCCATCCTAGCGCTGCCCTTACAAGGACTAAAAGGGTTAATTGGATTTATGCCACTGCAATTTTCACGAGTTGGGAAAAAAGCCATTACAAAAACTAAAGTTGAAAATATGCCACTGCAACTTTCACATACCTCTACATATGCCATTTTCTTTACTTAAGAGAATATGGGTTCAATAAATGCTTATATTTCAATGTGTATTTCTGTACTGGGCTGGCTGGAGAATCAGCAGCCGCATCACGCACCCCTTCAACCGCGGCATGCCCGGTCGCGCCCACCTCCATGGCTGCTGCCGACTGAGGGAAGCAACCGGCGGGACTCACGGCGGTCTCCTCAAGCCTTCACGCGGATTTACTTCTACGAGTCGAGAGTGGGCAGCGAATAAACACAAGCACCTTGCGTGCAAGCGCACAAAAGTTGGTCTTGCTGTGGACGGAGTTTCCCGGCGCGCCTGGCATGACACTGACGAGTCCACTTTTCACGCGACGACGCATGCATCCGCCTATGGCCGCCGCACGTGCCTCCAGCCGTCACCGTGTGTGCCTCTAGCCGTCGTCGCCGCTCCATGAACACGCCTCCAGCCGCCGTCGCCGCTCCCCTCCAGCAGCCGCTCCCCTCCAGACGTCGCCCGACTTGTGCATGTGCGTGCGGCTCGAATCAATTTGGCCCAGCGTATAAAGGTATGTGAATGTATATGTGACATATAAAAGGCAGTATATGGACAGGTATTGGAGACAATGGCATATGTAGAGGTATGAAAAAGTTGTAGTGGCATATTTCTAACTTCGGCTTTTGTAATGGCATATTTTCAACTCGTGAAAGTTGCAGTGATATGAATCCAATTAACCCCAAATACTAACCTATCTACTAGTCAGGTCCGAGGCACAAGGATTCCCCTTTTCCATCCAACCTTCGGCCTTGCCTCATTTAATTAATTGATGTAgtacacccctcaaataaaaaataaaaataatgtagAACAGGTGGTTCTGGGAGGAGCATGGAGGGTTGCAACCGACACAGTGCTGATGAACCTCGGGAGCGACGATGTTGACGGTTGTTAACTTCGCTCTACGTGCAATTTCTTCTTCCTACAAAATATGTTCTAGTGTAAGAGCATGGCTAATTGAAGACCCGACAGCGGGCTCTAAACTTGTGCCATGTCATCTTATAGCCTTAATCGTTCTTCGTCCTACAAAATATGTTCTACATGCAACTTTCACATACCTCTACACATGCCATTTTCTTTACTTAAGAGAATATCGGTTCAATAAATGCTTTtattgttgggtaacgtagcaataattcaaaattttcctacgtgtcaccaaaatcaatctaggagatgctagcaacgagagagggagtgcatcttcatacccttgaagatcgctaagcggaagcgttacaagaacgcggttgatggagtcgtactcgcggcgattcaaatcgcggaagacccgatctagcgccgaacggacggcgcctccgcgttcaacacacgtacaacccggggacgtctcctccttcttggtccagcaaggggagaggagaagttgagggaggactccgacaacacgacggcgtggtggtggagcttgtggtattattgcagggcttcgccaagctctacggaggagaaggaagagttggaggaggagagggctgcgccagggaaggggtgcggctgccctctctctccctcactatatatagggggaagggggtggaggaggcgccctagggttccctaggggaggggcggcggccacaggggaaaccctagatgggtttgggcgcccccacccctaggaaacttgccccccaagccgggaggggtggctgccctaggggaggcgcccccacctctccacgttatgtgagatggggtgggaggggcgcacagccccttaatgggctgatgtgccccctccccttggcccataaggccccccaacgcttgtcggggcctccgaaacacgtttcggtcacgctggtcgtcacccggtactcccagaacaattccggactccaatacccttcgtccaatatatcgatcttcacctccggaccattccggagttcctcgtcacgtccgggatctcatccgggactgcgaacaaccttcggtaaccacatactatttctcataacaactctagcgtcaccgaaccttaagtgtgtagaccctacgggttcgggaaccatgcagacatgactaagacgttctccggccaataaccaacaacgggatctggatacccatgttggctcccacatgttccacgatgatctcatcggatgaaccacgatgtcgggtattcaatcaatcccgtattcaattccctttgtctatcggtatgttacttgcccgagattcgatcgtcggtatcccaatacctcgttcaatctcgctaccggcaagtctcaatactcgttctgtaacgcatgatcccgtggctaactcattagtcagatTGAGCtcgttatgatgatgcattaccgagtgggcccagagatacctctccgtcatacggagtgacaaatcccagtctcga
The sequence above is a segment of the Aegilops tauschii subsp. strangulata cultivar AL8/78 chromosome 6, Aet v6.0, whole genome shotgun sequence genome. Coding sequences within it:
- the LOC109732072 gene encoding F-box/LRR-repeat protein At3g03360-like, whose amino-acid sequence is MKFVRRRHRDLPKIDSLIKLPDDVLLNILERVGTLDAVRTCVVSKRTLNLPTLLSQIVIVPSARDLRWKNRQVVDMTEKILSTRSPQIPIRNLKLRFIMRGDDHLRIGRSVALAMATQKIDAAEFEILAKRQHNDYSHDDLLSFAKLFNDFISECPAAFAGLTRLHLHNLRFGESDVPTILRTCTRLESLCFFQCDAGERSMLTLHHARLAELDITSGKFLVIRLGRLPNLQRMSYKNWHYDDHCPISLGFVPKLSNLDLSRGYAVDRALDLSKTLVKAPPISDLHLDFQSEKIWIRPECPKVLAPLLSQLRLVNLDNLPEECDIAWTMFLLEAAPSIEELSITVWGHKCQRKSQISYSNSMAVKWEPSTPDFKHMFLARLNIYGFQSNDNFMGYVRRVVQAAVNIKEVSLHDRKVCKVCIDKFLPHRLGVRPLSYPQTSKEKDSSRKKITEASVMASPFIHFHSLLASP